A genomic window from Levilactobacillus yonginensis includes:
- the atpA gene encoding F0F1 ATP synthase subunit alpha gives MSIKAEEISALIKQQLENYKDEISVEETGTVTYVGDGVARAHGLNNALQGELLLFDNGVYGMVQNLEASDVGIVILGDFTGITEGDTVKRTGRIMEVPVGDQLIGRVVNPLGQPIDGKGDISTDKTRPIEHKAPGVMDRQGVSEPLQTGIKAIDALVPIGRGQRELIIGDRKTGKSSIAIDTIINQKDQNMICIYVAIGQKASTVRAQVQTLEKFGAMDYTIVVTASPSEPAPLLYVAPYAGAAMGEEFMHNGQHVLIVYDDLTKQADAYRELSLILRRAPGREAYPGDIFYTHSRLLERAAKLNDKLGGGSMTALPIIETKAGDVSAYIPTNVISITDGQIFLNSDSFYSGVRPAMDAGTSVSRVGGDAQIKAMKKVAGTLRLDLSAYRELESFAQFGSDLDAATQARLARGARTVEVLKQGLHESVPVAKEVIILFALTHGHLDKLEVGDVLRYQNELFDYMDASHQDLEDGIVKTGNLPEGDSLEKAIAEFDTTFQATAKADDTAANAAD, from the coding sequence ATGAGCATTAAAGCTGAGGAAATCAGTGCTCTAATTAAACAACAATTAGAAAACTACAAAGATGAAATCTCAGTTGAAGAAACTGGTACGGTTACTTACGTTGGTGATGGTGTCGCTCGGGCCCACGGTCTGAACAACGCTTTGCAAGGTGAGTTGCTGTTATTTGATAACGGGGTTTATGGAATGGTCCAAAACCTCGAAGCCAGTGACGTTGGTATTGTTATCTTGGGTGATTTCACTGGAATCACTGAAGGCGATACCGTTAAACGGACTGGCCGAATCATGGAAGTTCCCGTTGGCGATCAACTGATTGGCCGGGTTGTTAACCCATTGGGTCAACCAATCGACGGTAAAGGGGACATTTCCACGGACAAGACGCGTCCAATTGAACATAAAGCACCAGGGGTTATGGACCGGCAAGGGGTTAGTGAACCTCTACAAACCGGGATCAAGGCTATTGATGCCCTAGTTCCAATTGGTCGTGGTCAACGTGAATTGATTATTGGTGACCGGAAGACGGGTAAGTCTTCAATCGCGATTGACACGATTATTAACCAAAAAGATCAAAACATGATTTGTATCTACGTTGCAATTGGCCAGAAGGCATCTACGGTGCGTGCCCAAGTTCAAACGTTGGAAAAATTCGGCGCTATGGACTACACCATCGTGGTTACTGCTAGTCCTTCTGAACCAGCGCCATTACTGTACGTGGCTCCTTATGCCGGTGCAGCTATGGGTGAAGAGTTCATGCACAACGGCCAACACGTGTTGATCGTCTATGATGATTTAACCAAGCAAGCCGATGCTTATCGTGAACTTTCTCTGATTTTACGGCGTGCGCCAGGTCGTGAAGCTTATCCTGGTGATATTTTCTACACCCACTCTCGTTTACTTGAACGGGCAGCTAAGTTGAATGATAAACTTGGTGGTGGGTCAATGACTGCTTTGCCAATCATTGAAACCAAAGCCGGTGACGTTTCAGCCTATATCCCAACCAACGTTATTTCCATCACCGATGGTCAAATCTTCCTGAACAGTGATTCCTTCTATTCAGGTGTTCGGCCAGCCATGGATGCTGGGACTTCTGTTTCCCGAGTTGGTGGGGACGCTCAAATCAAGGCCATGAAGAAGGTTGCCGGGACGTTACGGTTGGACTTATCTGCCTACCGTGAACTGGAATCCTTCGCCCAATTTGGCTCTGACTTGGATGCTGCCACGCAAGCTCGTTTGGCACGTGGTGCGCGGACTGTGGAAGTCTTGAAACAAGGCTTGCATGAATCCGTTCCCGTTGCTAAGGAAGTTATTATCTTGTTTGCTTTGACCCATGGTCATTTGGACAAGCTTGAAGTTGGCGACGTTTTACGTTACCAAAACGAGCTGTTTGATTACATGGACGCCAGCCATCAAGATCTCGAAGACGGTATCGTTAAGACCGGGAATCTGCCAGAAGGCGACTCCCTGGAAAAGGCCATTGCCGAATTCGATACGACTTTCCAAGCAACTGCCAAGGCCGACGATACGGCGGCTAATGCGGCTGATTAG
- the atpH gene encoding ATP synthase F1 subunit delta: MSLNRATVASRYSRALFDVLSEQDELESGFSELKELRRVFQDNPQLSTVLSDASLKADERAALLEPLLKQASPHIKNLIQMTYDYGRMENLVDIIDQFQALYDEAHNTVYAEVTTAVALSDDQLAKIEAAYAARVGAQKVVLNSKVDPDVIGGVIVKAADTVLDGSLRTKINRLRQQLLA, encoded by the coding sequence ATGAGTCTTAATAGGGCAACGGTAGCAAGTCGCTACTCACGAGCATTATTTGATGTGTTGTCCGAGCAAGACGAACTGGAGTCAGGCTTTTCAGAATTAAAGGAACTTCGGCGTGTCTTCCAGGACAACCCACAGTTGAGCACAGTTCTCTCAGATGCTAGCCTGAAGGCCGATGAACGAGCCGCACTGCTTGAACCTTTGTTGAAGCAGGCGTCGCCCCACATCAAAAATCTGATTCAAATGACTTATGATTACGGTCGCATGGAAAACCTGGTCGACATTATCGACCAGTTCCAAGCTCTGTATGATGAGGCACACAATACGGTGTATGCCGAAGTGACAACTGCGGTGGCGCTTTCTGATGACCAATTGGCCAAGATTGAAGCCGCTTATGCTGCACGGGTAGGTGCCCAAAAAGTTGTTTTGAACAGTAAAGTCGATCCTGATGTGATCGGCGGAGTCATTGTTAAGGCCGCTGATACGGTTCTTGATGGTAGCTTACGGACTAAAATTAATCGTTTACGGCAGCAACTGCTAGCATAA
- the murA gene encoding UDP-N-acetylglucosamine 1-carboxyvinyltransferase, whose protein sequence is MEKIIVHGGNRLTGVVHIEGAKNAVLPILAASILASDGITHLANVPVLSDVYTMNKVLRFLNLKVDFNEGKREVTIDATKQVSSEAPFEYVSKMRASIVVMGPLLARLGHARVALPGGCAIGTRPIDLHLKGLEALGARIEQHDGYIEAFADRLQGTHIYLDFPSVGATQNIMMAACLAEGTTVIDNVAREPEIVDLANILNKMGANVRGAGTETLRIDGVAKMHGAEHSVVQDRIEAGTFMVGAAVTHGNVLIKDGIVEHNKPLISKMQEMGVQVTEEPGGIRVIGPEHLEATDVKTLPYPGFPTDMQPQMTVLQLAAGGTSTMTETVFENRFMHLEELRRMNAQYQVNGRTVVMHGPTDFNGAEVAATDLRAAAALVLAGLVADGYTQVTNLKYLDRGYYDFHKKLAALGAEIKRVSVPDNDAVVLKNSHVNN, encoded by the coding sequence ATGGAAAAAATTATCGTTCATGGTGGGAACCGCTTAACTGGTGTGGTCCATATTGAAGGGGCCAAGAATGCCGTTTTGCCTATTTTAGCTGCGTCTATTCTTGCCTCAGATGGCATCACTCACTTAGCAAATGTTCCGGTTTTGTCAGATGTTTATACGATGAACAAGGTCTTACGCTTCCTGAATTTAAAAGTTGATTTTAACGAAGGTAAGCGTGAAGTCACCATTGATGCTACTAAGCAAGTATCTAGTGAAGCACCATTCGAGTATGTCTCGAAGATGCGCGCTTCAATCGTTGTCATGGGGCCATTGTTGGCTCGGTTGGGTCATGCCCGGGTTGCGTTGCCAGGTGGCTGTGCCATTGGTACGCGACCAATTGATTTACACTTGAAGGGCTTAGAAGCCCTGGGTGCTCGAATTGAACAGCATGATGGCTATATTGAAGCTTTTGCTGACCGTCTGCAGGGGACACACATCTACTTGGACTTCCCAAGTGTTGGTGCGACTCAAAACATCATGATGGCTGCCTGTCTCGCTGAGGGGACGACTGTTATCGATAACGTTGCCCGTGAACCTGAAATTGTTGATTTAGCTAACATCCTGAACAAAATGGGTGCTAATGTCCGCGGTGCTGGGACTGAAACCCTGCGGATCGATGGGGTTGCTAAGATGCACGGCGCTGAACACAGTGTGGTTCAGGATCGGATTGAAGCAGGGACCTTTATGGTCGGTGCTGCCGTGACCCACGGCAACGTGTTGATCAAGGATGGTATCGTTGAACATAACAAGCCTTTAATTTCTAAAATGCAGGAGATGGGTGTTCAGGTTACCGAAGAACCCGGTGGAATTCGGGTTATCGGCCCAGAACACTTAGAAGCAACAGACGTCAAAACGTTGCCTTATCCCGGCTTCCCAACTGATATGCAACCGCAAATGACCGTTCTACAATTAGCTGCTGGTGGAACCAGTACCATGACGGAAACGGTGTTTGAAAACCGGTTCATGCATTTGGAAGAACTTCGGCGGATGAATGCCCAGTACCAAGTTAATGGACGGACGGTCGTTATGCACGGCCCAACCGACTTTAATGGTGCTGAGGTGGCGGCTACTGATTTACGAGCAGCTGCGGCTCTCGTTTTGGCTGGATTAGTCGCTGATGGGTATACTCAGGTTACCAATTTGAAGTACTTAGACCGTGGTTACTATGACTTCCACAAGAAGTTAGCGGCCCTCGGTGCTGAGATCAAGCGGGTCTCCGTACCGGATAACGACGCGGTAGTTTTAAAGAACTCCCACGTAAATAACTAG
- a CDS encoding F0F1 ATP synthase subunit epsilon, translated as MADNQSVLSVSIVTPDGQVYEENGDMLVVKTTIGELGILPNHVPLIASLVVDEARVKHGDSEDEIAVNGGFIEFSDNVATIVADSAERQDDIDVNRAEDARKRAEATIKKAQEAHDTDTLARAEVALRRAVNRINVAKH; from the coding sequence TTGGCTGATAATCAATCAGTGTTATCTGTTAGTATCGTTACCCCTGATGGCCAGGTGTATGAAGAGAACGGTGATATGCTCGTTGTTAAGACGACCATTGGTGAATTAGGTATTTTACCTAATCACGTTCCCTTGATTGCGTCACTCGTTGTCGATGAGGCACGGGTTAAGCACGGAGATAGTGAAGATGAAATTGCCGTTAACGGCGGTTTTATCGAGTTCTCTGATAACGTGGCGACCATTGTTGCAGACAGTGCAGAACGTCAAGACGATATTGACGTTAACCGGGCGGAAGATGCTCGGAAGCGGGCTGAAGCAACGATCAAGAAGGCTCAGGAAGCTCACGATACCGACACCCTTGCACGGGCAGAGGTTGCGTTGCGGCGAGCTGTTAACCGGATCAACGTTGCCAAGCACTAA
- the atpB gene encoding F0F1 ATP synthase subunit A, which translates to MNGEPVSTFQFLGLTFSTANIVAGSVVFLLVVAVIFFTSRKLAMKPTKGQNFLEWLIDFTNGILKGSIPAGDVSKFGLWGFTLFLFLFLSNEIGLFVQVATRSGATIMRSPTSDPIVTLTFSLMTMMLAQFAGVMKLGYKAHFTNYLKPFVFWLPISIFEEFTNFLTLGLRIFGVIFSGEMLLGVIWDLAISHGIVTMIVALPIEMAWQGFSAFLGAIQAFVFVTLSSVYISQKLEVEG; encoded by the coding sequence CAACCTTCCAATTTTTGGGGCTGACATTTAGTACTGCTAACATTGTTGCCGGTTCGGTCGTTTTTCTACTGGTTGTAGCAGTCATTTTTTTCACTTCTAGAAAATTGGCCATGAAGCCAACCAAGGGGCAAAACTTCTTGGAATGGCTGATCGATTTTACCAACGGCATCCTGAAGGGATCTATTCCCGCTGGCGATGTTAGTAAGTTTGGTCTGTGGGGCTTTACTTTGTTCCTCTTTCTCTTCCTATCTAACGAAATTGGGTTATTTGTTCAGGTGGCGACCCGAAGTGGAGCGACGATTATGCGTAGTCCTACTTCTGATCCCATCGTAACGTTAACGTTCTCGTTAATGACGATGATGTTAGCTCAATTCGCTGGTGTGATGAAGTTGGGGTACAAGGCTCACTTTACCAACTACTTGAAGCCCTTCGTGTTCTGGCTTCCGATTAGTATCTTTGAGGAATTCACGAACTTTTTGACGTTGGGTCTTCGTATCTTCGGGGTTATTTTCTCTGGCGAAATGCTGTTGGGAGTAATCTGGGATTTGGCAATTTCACACGGTATCGTGACGATGATTGTTGCGTTACCGATTGAAATGGCTTGGCAAGGGTTCTCCGCATTCTTGGGAGCAATTCAAGCCTTCGTTTTTGTTACGTTGTCATCAGTTTATATTTCTCAGAAATTAGAAGTTGAGGGATAG
- a CDS encoding F0F1 ATP synthase subunit gamma, which produces MAESIHDVQRRINSTKATRQITAAMHMVSTAKLNKIQKQAVGYQDYVSKVKAVVMHLSQSHLLDNSSSSLQSNRPVKKTAYLVITSDRGMVGSYNSSVLRDANVFIKERTPNPSDYMVLAVGGTGADFYKHRGVNVAYEYRGVSDVPEFNEVREIVKTVTTMFNNEVFDELFVCYNHFVNRISSRFRAEKMLPVDKETMTTDAANDTQVSPLTAEYDTEPSEEAVLQVVLPQYAESLVYGAILDAKTAEHASSTNAMQSATDNADDLIGTLQLHYNRARQAQITTEITEITGGQEALNN; this is translated from the coding sequence ATGGCTGAATCAATTCATGACGTTCAACGTCGAATTAATTCCACGAAAGCGACCCGTCAAATTACGGCGGCGATGCACATGGTCTCGACCGCGAAGTTAAACAAGATTCAGAAACAAGCAGTCGGCTACCAAGACTATGTTTCTAAAGTTAAGGCTGTCGTCATGCATCTTTCGCAGTCTCATCTGTTGGATAATTCCTCAAGTAGCCTACAGTCGAACCGTCCAGTAAAGAAAACCGCATATTTGGTCATCACTTCCGATCGAGGAATGGTGGGAAGCTACAACAGTAGCGTTCTTCGGGACGCAAATGTGTTTATCAAAGAACGGACGCCCAACCCAAGCGACTACATGGTGTTAGCTGTTGGGGGAACCGGTGCAGATTTCTACAAACACCGGGGGGTCAACGTTGCCTATGAATACCGTGGAGTCAGTGACGTTCCTGAATTCAATGAAGTTCGGGAGATTGTTAAGACCGTTACCACGATGTTCAACAACGAAGTGTTTGATGAACTCTTTGTTTGTTACAACCATTTCGTTAACCGGATTTCATCCCGTTTTCGGGCTGAAAAGATGTTACCAGTCGACAAGGAAACTATGACGACTGATGCGGCAAACGATACGCAAGTGTCACCACTAACTGCTGAATACGATACGGAGCCTTCTGAAGAAGCTGTGCTTCAAGTTGTGTTACCACAATACGCTGAAAGCTTAGTTTATGGTGCTATCTTGGACGCAAAGACGGCTGAACATGCATCAAGTACCAATGCGATGCAGTCTGCCACTGATAATGCTGATGATTTGATTGGAACTCTGCAACTGCACTATAATCGTGCACGTCAAGCACAGATCACGACCGAAATCACTGAAATTACTGGTGGTCAGGAAGCCTTAAATAACTAA
- the atpF gene encoding F0F1 ATP synthase subunit B has product MLSHLVIGQTLYYGDTVFYVISFVLLMWIIKVLAWGPVTKMMQERADKISNDIDSAEKSRNDAAGLVQKREAALANSRSEAQTIVNTAKTNGQQQREQIVTQAQADVQTLKQNAQKDIEQERQDALSDARNDVADLSIEIASKIIQRELKADDQKALIDSYIEGLGKQHES; this is encoded by the coding sequence ATGCTCTCACATTTAGTGATTGGTCAGACGCTTTACTATGGAGATACAGTTTTCTACGTTATTTCATTTGTTCTGTTAATGTGGATTATTAAGGTCCTTGCTTGGGGTCCTGTTACTAAAATGATGCAAGAACGTGCCGACAAAATCAGTAACGATATTGATTCTGCCGAAAAGTCACGGAATGATGCTGCTGGTTTAGTTCAGAAGCGGGAAGCCGCTTTGGCTAACTCACGTTCCGAAGCACAAACGATTGTGAACACTGCGAAGACCAATGGTCAACAACAACGTGAACAAATCGTGACGCAGGCACAAGCAGACGTCCAAACGTTGAAGCAAAATGCCCAAAAGGACATTGAACAAGAACGACAAGATGCTTTGTCAGATGCTCGCAACGATGTGGCAGACTTATCTATTGAGATTGCTTCCAAGATCATTCAACGGGAATTAAAGGCTGACGATCAAAAGGCATTGATTGATTCTTATATTGAAGGGTTGGGGAAGCAACATGAGTCTTAA
- a CDS encoding DUF1146 family protein, whose translation MRLIGLQGILTIVSHLSFIALAFWAISALHIERLMTFYPRQSRVLIVMLAVAIGFGCSSFFLDFIDNVRNLGYLLR comes from the coding sequence ATGAGACTCATCGGGCTACAGGGTATCTTAACAATTGTCAGTCATTTATCGTTTATTGCTCTGGCTTTTTGGGCAATATCAGCACTCCATATTGAGCGGTTAATGACTTTTTACCCTCGTCAATCTCGCGTGTTGATCGTGATGTTAGCGGTTGCCATCGGATTTGGGTGTAGCTCGTTCTTCTTGGACTTCATCGATAATGTTCGTAACCTGGGCTACCTGTTACGGTAG
- a CDS encoding rod shape-determining protein gives MAKDIGIDLGTANVLIFVVGKGIVLNEPSVVAIDTKTDKVLAVGSEAYRMVGRTPGNIRAIRPLKDGVISDFDITEAMLSYFINKLSVKGFLSKPNIMICAPTNITEIERKAIVQAAEKSGGAKVYLEEEPKVAALGAGMDIFKPSGNMVIDMGGGTSDIAILSLGDIVSSRSIRIAGDRMNSEIVNYMKHNHNLIIGERTAETVKIKIGTAYPEPENEKKTMEVRGRDSVSGMPTETTITAAEVEVAIHDTVEQIVAAAKAVLETTPPELAADIIDRGIMLTGGGALLDGIDKLFSERLTVPVIISEDPLDNVAKGAGVLLEHMDTKTAKENN, from the coding sequence ATGGCGAAAGATATTGGAATTGATCTGGGTACTGCGAACGTTTTAATCTTCGTGGTCGGCAAAGGTATTGTATTAAATGAACCATCCGTCGTTGCAATTGACACGAAGACTGACAAGGTTTTGGCAGTGGGTTCAGAGGCTTACCGGATGGTTGGCCGGACTCCTGGTAACATTCGGGCAATTCGTCCGTTAAAGGATGGGGTCATTTCTGATTTCGATATTACCGAGGCTATGCTCTCCTACTTTATCAATAAATTAAGTGTCAAAGGTTTCTTATCTAAGCCCAACATCATGATCTGTGCACCAACGAACATTACTGAGATTGAACGGAAGGCCATTGTTCAGGCTGCCGAGAAATCCGGTGGCGCCAAGGTCTATTTGGAAGAAGAACCTAAGGTTGCTGCGTTGGGTGCCGGGATGGACATCTTTAAGCCAAGTGGTAACATGGTGATCGACATGGGTGGGGGAACGAGTGACATTGCCATTCTTTCTCTGGGGGACATTGTGTCCAGCCGCTCAATTCGAATTGCCGGTGATCGGATGAATTCTGAAATTGTGAACTACATGAAGCACAACCACAATTTGATTATTGGGGAACGGACGGCCGAAACGGTTAAAATTAAGATTGGGACGGCCTATCCAGAACCTGAGAATGAAAAGAAGACGATGGAAGTTCGTGGTCGCGACTCCGTGAGCGGGATGCCAACCGAGACCACCATTACGGCAGCCGAAGTGGAAGTTGCTATCCACGATACGGTAGAACAAATCGTTGCGGCAGCCAAGGCGGTCTTGGAAACGACACCACCTGAATTAGCTGCGGACATCATTGATCGGGGAATTATGTTAACCGGTGGGGGTGCCTTGCTAGATGGCATCGACAAGTTGTTCTCAGAACGTTTGACGGTTCCCGTCATCATTTCCGAAGATCCATTGGACAACGTGGCCAAAGGTGCGGGAGTCCTTTTGGAACACATGGATACCAAGACAGCTAAAGAAAATAACTAA
- the atpE gene encoding F0F1 ATP synthase subunit C, protein MGAIAAGIAMFGAAIGGGIGDGIVIAKMLEGMVRQPELSGQLRTNMFIGVGLVEAMPIISFVVALMVMNK, encoded by the coding sequence ATGGGAGCTATTGCAGCTGGTATTGCTATGTTTGGTGCCGCCATTGGTGGGGGTATCGGTGATGGTATCGTCATCGCAAAGATGCTTGAAGGTATGGTTCGTCAACCTGAATTATCAGGCCAATTACGGACGAACATGTTTATCGGGGTTGGGCTGGTTGAAGCCATGCCTATCATCTCCTTCGTTGTTGCTTTGATGGTTATGAACAAGTAG
- the atpD gene encoding F0F1 ATP synthase subunit beta, whose product MSAGKIVQVIGPVVDVEFPLNDELPDINTALNIKKDDGSILVTEVALELGDGVMRTIAMDGTDGLRRGLEVENTGASISVPVGDDTLGRVFNVLGDPIDGGAEFGPDAERMPIHRDAPKYDELNPTTEILETGIKVIDLLEPYVRGGKIGLFGGAGVGKTVLIQELIHNIAQGHNGISVFTGVGERTREGNDMYWEMKGSGVLKQTAMVYGQMNEPPGARMRVALTGLTIAEYFRDVKGQDVLLFIDNIFRFTQAGSEVSALLGRIPSAVGYQPTLATEMGQLQERITSTKKGSITSIQAVYVPADDYTDPAPATTFAHLDATTNLERSLTQQGIYPAVDPLASTSTALAPEIIGQEHYEVATEVQHVLQRYHELQDIISILGMDELSDEEQTIVNRARRIQFFLSQPFSVASQFTGMDGKYVKLEDTIRSFKDILDGKYDDLPEDAFRNCGAIEDAIAKAKQMNDAVANN is encoded by the coding sequence ATGAGTGCTGGTAAAATTGTTCAAGTTATCGGACCTGTTGTCGACGTTGAATTCCCGTTGAACGATGAATTACCTGACATCAACACCGCCCTAAACATCAAAAAAGATGATGGTAGTATCCTTGTAACTGAAGTTGCCTTGGAATTAGGTGACGGGGTTATGCGGACGATTGCCATGGACGGTACTGATGGTCTTCGCCGGGGATTGGAAGTAGAAAACACTGGTGCTTCTATTTCTGTTCCTGTTGGTGACGATACTTTAGGTCGGGTGTTCAACGTTCTCGGGGATCCAATTGACGGCGGTGCCGAATTTGGACCAGACGCAGAACGGATGCCAATTCACCGTGACGCACCAAAGTATGACGAATTAAACCCTACAACTGAAATCCTGGAAACTGGGATCAAGGTTATTGACTTACTCGAACCTTACGTTCGTGGTGGGAAGATTGGGTTGTTCGGTGGTGCCGGTGTTGGTAAGACCGTTTTAATTCAAGAATTAATTCATAACATTGCCCAAGGCCATAACGGGATTTCCGTCTTCACCGGTGTTGGTGAACGGACTCGTGAAGGTAACGACATGTACTGGGAAATGAAAGGCTCTGGAGTTTTGAAGCAAACGGCCATGGTTTATGGTCAAATGAACGAACCTCCTGGTGCTCGGATGCGGGTTGCCTTGACTGGTTTAACGATTGCGGAATACTTCCGTGATGTTAAGGGTCAAGACGTGCTGTTGTTCATCGACAACATTTTCCGGTTCACGCAAGCCGGCTCTGAAGTTTCTGCCCTGTTGGGTCGGATTCCTTCAGCCGTTGGTTACCAACCAACGTTGGCTACTGAAATGGGTCAATTGCAGGAACGGATTACGTCAACCAAGAAGGGGTCAATCACTTCTATCCAGGCCGTTTATGTGCCTGCCGATGACTACACCGACCCAGCTCCTGCTACGACCTTCGCCCATTTGGACGCAACGACTAACTTGGAACGTTCTTTGACGCAACAAGGGATCTACCCAGCCGTTGACCCATTGGCTTCTACTTCTACTGCCTTGGCCCCTGAAATCATCGGTCAAGAACACTATGAAGTTGCTACCGAAGTGCAACACGTTTTGCAACGGTACCATGAATTGCAAGATATCATCTCGATCTTAGGGATGGATGAATTATCCGATGAAGAACAAACAATCGTTAACCGTGCTCGGCGGATTCAATTCTTCCTGTCACAACCATTCTCCGTGGCTTCTCAATTTACGGGTATGGACGGGAAGTACGTCAAGTTGGAAGATACGATTCGGAGTTTCAAGGATATTCTTGATGGTAAGTACGATGACTTACCAGAAGATGCTTTCCGGAACTGTGGTGCCATTGAAGACGCCATTGCTAAAGCTAAGCAGATGAATGACGCCGTTGCCAACAACTAG